In a genomic window of Nocardia fluminea:
- the glsA gene encoding glutaminase A, with translation MLDEVYAVCRDDTSGAPADYIPELAAVAPDSFGLCLATADGLVYQVGDTDIGFTIQSISKPFTYALALADRGLDGVAAHIDVEPSGEPFNEISLEPDSQRPSNPMINSGAITAASLIDGRDAADRFERVRRCYSRFAGRELTMNEAVYESEARTGYRNRAIGYMLRSVGIIDVDPDDAVDRYFRQCSIEITCADLAVMAATLADNGINPRTHERALSTSLTERVLSVMTTCGMYNAAGDWVTTVGLPAKSGVGGGIIAVLPGQLGISVYSPRLDGQGNSVRGVAACRELSRRLELHFCHVTRSARTAIRADYSVAQLPSRLRRTPDDAEVLAAHGDRARVYELHGDLLFAGAERAVRAIEGNADELDALVIDLRRVGEVSRVARGMIEQLQAELVRRGSRVALVDPDAKLGHEVSSLDPDDPRGRVFVDRDTATEWCEDIVLDRHRPPGTSAITSIDLDEHPLLMGLAAADRDRLCADFIGRTFARGEVIAERGEPRSGLYLILAGRVRATFAGTDGRVHRLLTLSSGMSFGEIPMLTGEKFVNDIVAETGVRVAVMSAAVFDELAEQHPKLKLALLQRLAAGAYAQMEATVRTISGNAENY, from the coding sequence ATGCTCGACGAGGTGTACGCGGTCTGCCGCGACGACACCTCCGGCGCACCCGCCGACTACATCCCCGAGCTCGCCGCCGTCGCGCCGGATTCGTTCGGACTGTGCCTGGCGACCGCCGACGGACTCGTCTACCAGGTCGGCGACACCGACATCGGCTTCACCATCCAGTCCATCTCCAAGCCGTTCACCTACGCGCTCGCGCTGGCCGATCGCGGGCTCGACGGAGTGGCCGCGCACATCGACGTGGAGCCCTCGGGTGAGCCGTTCAACGAGATCAGTCTCGAACCCGACAGCCAGCGCCCGAGCAATCCGATGATCAACTCCGGGGCGATCACCGCGGCCTCACTGATCGACGGCCGCGACGCCGCCGACAGGTTCGAGCGGGTCCGTCGCTGCTATTCCCGCTTCGCCGGGCGCGAGCTGACGATGAACGAGGCGGTCTACGAATCCGAAGCCCGCACGGGGTACCGCAATCGCGCGATCGGGTACATGTTGCGCTCGGTCGGCATCATCGACGTCGACCCGGACGACGCGGTCGACCGCTACTTCCGGCAGTGCTCGATCGAGATCACCTGCGCGGACCTGGCCGTGATGGCCGCGACGCTCGCCGACAACGGCATCAACCCGAGGACACACGAACGGGCGCTGTCGACCTCGCTCACCGAACGGGTACTCAGCGTGATGACCACCTGCGGCATGTACAACGCCGCCGGGGACTGGGTGACCACGGTCGGGTTGCCCGCCAAGAGCGGGGTCGGCGGCGGGATCATCGCGGTGCTGCCCGGTCAGCTCGGGATCTCGGTGTACTCACCGCGGCTGGACGGGCAGGGCAACAGTGTGCGCGGGGTCGCGGCGTGCCGGGAGCTGTCGCGGCGGCTCGAATTGCACTTCTGTCACGTGACCCGATCGGCGCGGACCGCGATCCGCGCCGACTACTCGGTGGCGCAGCTGCCGTCGCGACTGCGCCGCACCCCCGACGATGCCGAGGTGCTGGCCGCCCACGGCGACCGTGCGCGGGTCTACGAGCTGCACGGAGACCTGTTGTTCGCGGGTGCCGAGCGGGCGGTGCGGGCGATCGAGGGCAACGCCGACGAGCTCGACGCGCTGGTGATCGACCTGCGCCGGGTCGGCGAGGTGAGTCGAGTGGCGCGCGGCATGATCGAGCAGTTGCAGGCCGAGCTGGTACGCCGGGGCAGCCGGGTGGCGCTGGTCGATCCCGATGCCAAGCTCGGCCACGAGGTGTCGAGTCTGGACCCGGACGATCCGCGCGGGCGGGTGTTCGTCGATCGCGACACCGCGACCGAATGGTGTGAGGACATCGTGCTCGACCGGCATCGGCCGCCGGGAACCAGCGCCATCACCTCGATCGACCTGGACGAGCACCCGCTGCTGATGGGGCTTGCCGCCGCCGACCGGGACCGGCTGTGCGCGGATTTCATCGGCCGCACCTTCGCCCGCGGTGAGGTGATCGCCGAGCGCGGCGAGCCTCGGTCCGGGCTGTACCTGATTCTCGCCGGGCGGGTGCGGGCCACGTTCGCGGGCACCGACGGGCGGGTGCACCGGTTGCTGACGTTGTCGTCGGGAATGTCGTTCGGCGAGATCCCGATGTTGACCGGCGAGAAGTTCGTCAACGACATCGTCGCCGAGACCGGGGTGCGGGTGGCGGTGATGAGCGCGGCCGTGTTCGACGAGCTCGCCGAGCAGCACCCGAAACTGAAACTCGCACTGCTGCAACGGCTCGCGGCCGGGGCCTACGCGCAGATGGAAGCCACAGTGCGCACCATCTCGGGCAACGCCGAGAACTACTGA